The region GGCATTAGGGGTTCTTACTCAAATAGCATAAATTGGAAAATCATACCATTTTCcttaaacaacacaaaaagaAGACACAATTGACTTTAAGTAGtttttgtctgaaaatatctttataaaactAGGCAagtgtaatattattttttcctcatcttttggAGGATTCTACCACTGCTATCTTCATGgttgaaagaaaaatcagtgcTATTATTAAAAGAACTTCATGACATTAAAGAATGAGTTTGGAGTGAAAATCATCCATATTCAATTTCTCCTTCAGTATTTATGTAACTACATTTCTTGGCAGTTGagttacttttgtttttgattgaTTGATCATTTCAGTTCTCAGAAGCCTCGTATATCCCATCTATTCACATGAGCACCTTTTATAAGTTCCATTCATTTGGCAGTAAGATACTGTATTAGGCTCCCTCCTTCTCTGAACCCAGCATCCTGTTTCAAGGTCTTAGATGGTCATTTCAAGGCTAAAATGTTGTCAGTTAAGATTTTTTCCCAGACTATttccatgttttctgttttctggccCAAATGCCAAGCTATACCTgcatagataggtagatagatagatatagatagatgtatatatagatatacacacacatatatatatacacacctgtAAACATGCatacatacttatatataaaaagtGACAAATTAAGCTTCAGTGACTTacgaaaattaaaaaaaatttctattagaaaaaaatttaatgatttgAACACCTGTGTTGAAAAGAATACAATAATTACTGATTACGTCTTAAGATTTTTGctatgtaaggaaaaaaaattactcacaCCACACTAGattattaatttgtgttttataaagataaaaaccacactcaaaatgtttttttctaaaaaaaaaaggctttgagCAGAAATATAGTGTTTGAATTCTTAAATGTATACTGGACATATGTTAAGTGATATCTTCAACCATGTTTTCATAGAAGTTTTTCTCAAACTCTCTGTAATGTTGCTTTACTATCATTTCACATCTGACCTCTAAATTATTAGTGCCGTGAAAAAAGTTGAAGGCAACAGAATGAGGAAATAGCACCCAAACCTTTCAACACTGCCTTTACAAAgacaatatatttgaaaagaaagatcTATCATCAAGGAAACCTGAAGTCACCAATGTTTCCATTTCCCAGAATGTACTTGCTAGCCAGTACCCACCTTTCAGGTTTGGttacaaaataaactattgacaTTTCCTAATGCAGGCTTTCAGAACTTTAGTTGGGTCAATattcactatttctttttatattccatttttcaATTTCcctcaagaaataaataaaagatatgtgGATTGAATGAATGATATCCTTTTGATCTGTGTATTTGTAAGAATCCAAGTACTCCTTCACCCACAGCATAAGGTAGCTATTTATCAAGTATACTTGCTGCAATGATATTAGTTACCCAGGGCCTGCTACATAGTTTATAGTGCTGAATGCAAAATGAAAGTGTGTTTTCAAAAAGCAGGGGGATAGTTGTCATTAAAAGTACTggcattttcctttctcccacagTTTTTCTCTTGACttatcatacatattttttaattgatattatGTCAgtctaagtaaaaagaaaaagctttatatttttcatatgcattttacTGTACATCTTTATTTTGTACAATGCCAATTTTAATACAATTAGAAGAGCACTGAAATTGAATGTAGAATTCATTGAAATTACACAATTTGTAGTTTATCGTTTGTGCAtgcataaatatttcattcttgcTAGGACAGCGAAATGTTGCACAAAACTAACTCAAGTGCTTTTATATTACTTCTTGATTCTTGCACATCCTATCAACACACTCTACTTCCAGCTTACTGATAAGTAGGGAAGATTGAAACTGGAAGGAACTATGGGTTGcctatctttccctttccttttatgtcattatttttagGGTGATTGGCTAGTACAGGGCAGTAACATAAGTAAGAAAGAATATGGTGGAGTTTCTTGGTCATCTACCTGTCTTAAAACACATTTAACCTTTTTTCATTCAAACCAAGATTTGGTTTGATTAGAATGCATGGTTTCTTGAGGATGTCTGTGTCACTCTTAGTTGTAGACATAGTACATTTATCTTGTACATATTTGAGTCTTGCTAAATTCCCATGTGTCTTGGGTCCACCAGAATTCTGTGCTCACAGGGCATCACCAACACCCCATGTCTATGGAAGAGAGGGCATATGTATTCTTTATAGTTCATTGTTTCATTAGAACATCACTTACAAGACACAAGTTCAAAGTTCATAGATCATTAAGATTTTCAGCATAGTGAGAGCAGAGCAATAAACCAATTATTGGACCATTCTGAGCCTGGGCCCTATGTGACTGCATAGCTGTGACGCCATCCCTGTAATTAACGTTTATTGAATGCCTCCATATGCCTagtgctttacatgcattttctttctcagtcgTGACCAGATTGTTGTCTTGTAGATAACAAGGAAGTTACAGAggatgaaattaatatttaagagtAATTGATCAACTTCCTCTGTATGTTCCCTGGCCTACAAACAGAATAAATTCATGATTAAGTCAAAGGTCAAGCTATTACAGAACCTGGTAATATTAACTAACCCTTTCACATTACTATAAAATATAATcagaattaatgaaattaattttgttgCATGGCTTACCAAAATCAGTTTTATAAATTTACAATCATGCTATAAACAGTCATTACTTTGCATGATATTACATTAACTGAAACTTGTGAATATTAGTAAGGTGTCATTGCCCTCTATTACCATGGAACAGTGCAAAGCAaaaattaccttatataattcaTTGTATTTGTATAGTGATTTACAGTtcataatctttttttgttttgttttttgtttgtttttggttaaTTAAGATGTTATTTACTATGCTATAAGAGTCAATTCCAACAGACCCAGAATTGGCCTGAGCTGTATTAGTGAAGTACTTGTACTGAATCATGGTCAAAGCGtggaatatatttattaataccATCATTTTGTAAACATGTGCCCAAGAAGTTTGAGGATGGTTTGTACCAGTTTATCAGCATTGTTTAATCAATAACAGTAGATTGATAACTTTTGCCTGTTCTTGGTGAAACCCCCAGAGTGTTACCACTGGGTCTGGTTACATATCAAGAATATGCCTACGTGGCTCTCCTGAACTTCCTGAAGATCTTCTGCATGTAGATGGTGTCAGCTGGAGCATGAGTTGCTGCATGAGGGTATTGAAGACAATGGCCAAGAACAAACTAAGAGGGCAGAAGTCCTGGAATGTATTTCATATAGCCAgccaaaaaaactttaaaaacaaagcaaaaccagtTACCACTAATCTTAAGAAGATAAACATTGTGAATGATGAAAAAGTTAACAGAGTGAATAAAACTTTTGTAGATATACAAAAGGAACTTGCCCATTTCTCAAAAGGCCTTTCCCTTGAACCTTTGCAGAAACAGCTGATTCCTCAGCAGTGTCATGAAAATGAACCAGTTAATGTTGATGAAATGACAAGATTAATGGCTCAGTTGTAATACACTGGAGATACAGCAGATACCCCCCAAAAGAccaataaattaaatgttttatacagttaaaagaaaaaaaaagaatatgcctaTGTGGCCAACAGAATATAAGAAACCCCAGTCAAGATTCAATTATGGATTCCGTGGTTCCAAGGTGTGCTGTGCATACACTGGTAGTTCCTGATTCAAGAGAGAAAACATCCACACACCCCTTATACAAAATCCAAGCCCTTGCTTGGATTTTCAGGATCTCTTGCTTGTGAGGTCTTTGGCTATGATGCATATCCTTACTTTTATGCTGTTTAGTCATTGTATCCTTTACTTGGAGCACACTGCAGATCGGTATGCATTGACATTTTGGGTCTTATCATCTCCTTCAATAATCAGTCCTAGCTACCGCCATTAGTGCATTTACCTGTAACATATTAAGTAATTTATGTGCACaatattatgaattttattatttctaaaaacttGAATAAGTAACACTGTAGTCAAAAGATATAGATCAGTTTCTCATCTTAGTGTTTGTTTGTGCCCTATTACACCAGATCCCCACTCCAGGCAATAGGGCTTAAAAGGTTCAAGTTCACTTTTCTGTTCTAGCAAAGCAAAACGGAACATGGTTCCCAAATCTTGTACTTAAGTGCTCTGGGACACTGCCATCCATTCACAGGGGTGTAGAGgaacattttacatatttgaagGAAACATAGATACCACATGAATTACAACTGTTAAATTGTTTGGCTCTAATTGCTTAATAAGTGGAACTGCTAGACATTTCTTTGGTCTAAGGCACTATGAAGAAATCACAAATACATCAGTAAGTTCTTTGAACTAAAAAAGCTTGAGAAACTGAGAATCACTGTGAAGAGGAAGGCAGCTGTTACCGATACTTGAGTGGTGGGGGCAGTAAATCAGCACAATTACACTGACagaaaatgacaacaacaatGATAACAATGGCTATAACAGAAGAGTGGTTTTTCTCAAGAATCAAGAAGTTCAAAATAAAGGGTTCATCACTGAAACAGCTGTTCAAGGTGTCATCAGGGATTTAGGCTATCCTGAACCACCATCAGTAGTCTGTCGCTTTCATTTCATGATCACAGTATGGTTGCCACACTCCCAGCATCACATCTGCtatcaaggaaggaaaaaaagcagaaaagctgAGAGGTGAACTGACACAGGCATCCTAACAATTTTGtacaaatttaaaacataaaacaaaacaaaacaagcaaacaaaaaataaacaaacaaacaaaaaacacttttcttAGAAACTAGTCCAGAAACTTCTTGCATCTCATTGTCCAAAAGAGGGTTACATGGTCATGCTTAActtcaggaaaacaaaggaaatggaatatttttattttctagacttTAAAATAGATGAAGACAATTGAAAGATTGAAAAGGGGTCTGTGAATGGCTTTTGAGTGCAAATAATCGGGAAACTTCAAAATCTTAGTATCTGAAAATATTATTCTACCAAAGGCTATAAGAACTTATTTGCTTCTAAATCTGCTGATATGCTGTTGTAAGTTAGCTGCTTTAGTGCAGCATGGGAAAAAGCTACAAAATGTTGTGTTTCTTTTGTTGGGAAGAAAACACCTAAATTcaatgctaactgaaataaatcTTAACCTTTATGTAAAGGTCCTGTGTCCTGTGGTTGTATCTTATATCTTCATGTAAAATCCTGTTGATTTCACCAAATATTTGTGGTAAAAATAGTCTATTGGGGGGGACGGTTAATGTTTGGAGCACTTACTAGAATGCTCTATAAACAATGCCATACTCAATCAGGCAGCCTGCCCTGTCCCACCCTCCTCTATCTTACCGAACAGTCAGACCTCCTGATATAGAAAATATTGATGGAAACTTGTCCTAATGGACATTTAATCAACAACTGGAATTGGCTGTGCTCGCTTTGAGATAACTAATTTAGAAAATACTGACAGCTGTCAGAATTGTGTGGCCAAATTTAATAatagataattaaaatgttatgaaCACACCAAATTTCATAAATACACTTGGATGTTTAATTCATTCTTTGGAAATTAGATGACACCAAGAAGTGAATTCAAGACAGTGCTTGGATTTTATGCATCAAGCTTGATGCCCAACATCTTATGGGGCATTTATTATTTTGCTAGATAAATATCCTTTTAAAGAATTTGGAATAAATAGTGGACATAGGACTCACTGTATCCTAGCAGCACATAGCTGAATAGATCATATAAAAGAGAAAGTGGTAAATAGAGAATGTACCCaatatttaatgtcatttttaatatatcattaattttttaacatttctaagaTATTTAACTTTAACATGGAATTGAAAGCAATTTAGATATTGAAATGTAATTAATtctaaaaatcttaaagagattTTGAAAGTGAACTTAGATTCTAGTGAACTACATAATAATACATGACCCATCTTCCCCACTCATTTATTATAATGTTATTGACCTGGATACTTGCATGAAGTTTCAATTcattctgtgtctttggagtaattTAAATACAAGCACTGTAATTGAGGCAAATTTTGGGAGGCTCTTAAAGCATATGTCCCATATAATCCTATTTCCAAACTCAGACATACTTGAAGATCTCAACAGTAAACAGTTACTATTGATGCTGAACCCTGACACTTGGTGTCctaggaagaaaaacatatacagaaatggaaaatttatatCAAGAGAAAGACAGAGGTAGCCTGCCATTTCTACCCTCATGGGgtatgaaaaaataatggaaacagaGCTAGATGGAGGAGGTCAAATGCCAAGATCTTTGCCTCCCTACAGTACTTCAGTTGCAGCCAGATAGGAAGAATTCCAAAGTATACAGAAAGGTAGCAGAGAATCTAAAACGTGTTGGCCCAGAGTGAGAGGAATAATGTGGAGATATCAGTATTAGTAAGAGGAGGACAAGTAGATGAGCCTGAGGTAGGAAACTGGTGTTTCATGGCATATTGCCTGCAAGGTCCCTCATGCTCTGGTGAAAGAACAGAAAGTTACTGAAAGGGCCTAGGGACCAGCAGATGCCAGGTTGGAGAAAGGGTAAGGGAACATACCTTTTGGTGGCTGTGTGATATTATGAAAATACTGTCTTGTACAATAGCTCCCTCAGCTAAAGGAATTTCCTGCACTGAAGGGTGTATAAAACCATTGAGACATTGATCCTGATTTACCCCATGTGGTTACATTAGGAACTGTAGCCTCAAATACTGACCCAATAAAATGTCATGTCATTGGGTCCACTGGAGAGCACATGTCCTTTCTTAAAGGGTTAGAATTAGCTCTATTCTAGGGAAAGGTTGCCACAGAGGATTGCTGGTGTAGGGTTaccagattttctcatttttattttatttttttcctttaaatttttttattgttatgttaatgaccatacattacatcattagtttttgatgtagtgttccatgattcattgtttgtgcataacacccagtgctccacgcagaacatgccctccttaatacccatcaccagactaacccatccccccaaccccctcccctccagaaccctcagtttgtttctcagagtccatagtctcccatggttcgtctccccctccgatttccctcccttcattttacccttcctactatcttcttcttcttttttttttttttaacatataatgtattatttgtttcagaggtataggtctgcaattcaacagtctcacacaattcacaccactcaccatagcacatacccaccccaatgtctatcacccaccacCCCAacactcccaacccccaccactccagcaaccctcagtttatttcccgagattaagaattcctcatatcagtgaggtcacatgatacatgtctttctctgattgacttacttcactcagcataacaccctccagttccatccacgtcgttgcaaatggcaagatctcattccttttgatggctgcataatattccattgtgtatatataccacatctcctttatccattcatctgttgatggacatcttggttctttccacagtttggctgtgtggacattgctgctataaacattggggtgcacgtaccccttcggatccctacatttgtatctttgtggtaaatacccagtagtgcaattactggatcgtatggtagctctatttccaactttttgaggaacctccatacggttttccagagtggttgcaccagcttgcattcccaccaacggtgtaggagggtttccctttctccgcatccccgccaacatctgtcgtttcctgatttgttaattttagccattctaactggtgtgatgtggtatctcattgaggttttgatttggatttccctgatgctgagcgatgttgagccctttttcatgtgtctgttggccatttggatgtattctttggaaaaatttctattcatgccttctgccgatttcttgattggatcatttgttctttgggtgttgagtttgataagttctttatagattttggacactagccctttatctgatatgtcatttgcaaatattttctcccattctgtcggttgtcttttggttttgtggactgtttcttttactgtgcaaaagattttgtcttgatgaaatcccaatagttcatttttgccctttcttcccttgcctttggcaatgtttctaggaagaggttgctgcctgtattcttctttaggattttgatggactcctgtcttacatttaggtctttcaaccatttggagtctatttttgtgtgtggtgtaaggaaatggtccagtttccatcttctacatgtggctgtccaattttcccaacaccatttgttgaagagacttttttccattggacattctttcctgctttgtcaaagattagttgaccatagagtggagggtccatttctgggctctctattctgttccattgatcgatgtgtctgtttttgtgccagaaacatactgtcttgatgatgacagctttgtaatagacctggaagtccggaattgtgatgccgccagctttgcttttctttttcaacattcctctggctattcaggggtctattctgattccatacaaatattaggattatttgttccatttctttgaaaaaagtggatggtattttgatggggattgcattgaatgtgtagattgctctaggtagcattgacatcttcacaatgtttgttcttacaatccatgagcatggaacgtttttccatttctttatgtcttcctcaatttctttcatgggtattttatagttttctgagtacagatcctttgcctcttggttagatttagtcctaggtatcttatgcttttgggtgcagttgtaaatgggatcgactccttaatttgtctctcttctgtcttgttgttggtgtataggaatgccactgatttctgtgcattgattttatatcctgccactttactgaattcctgtatgagttctagcagttttggagtggagtctttcgggttttccacataaagtatcatatcatctgcaaagagtgagagtttgacttccttttgctgatttggatgcctttgatttctttttgttgtctgattgctgtggctaggacttctaatactatgttaaatagcagtggtgatagtggacatcgctgctgcattcctgaccttagggggaaagctctcagcttctccccactgagaatgatattcgctgtaggtttttcatagatgacttttatgatattgaggtatgtaccctctatccctatactctgaagagtttggatcaagaaaggatgctgtactttgtcaaatgctttttctgcatctattgaggggatcatatgattcttgttctctcttttgttaatgtatatcactttgattgatttgcggatgttgaaccaaccttgcagcccagggataaatcccacttggtcatggtgaataatccttttaatgtactgttggatcctactggctagtattttggtgagaatttttgcatccatgttcatcaaggatattggtctgtaattcacctttttgatggggtccttggtttggggatcaaggtaatggtggcctcataacatgagtttggaaattttccttccatttctattttttggaacagtttcaggagaataggtattaattcttctttaaatgtctgatagaattcccctgggaagccatctgaccctgggcttttgtttgttgggagttttttgatgactgcttcaatttccttagtggttataggtctgttcaggttttctatttcttcctggttcaattttggtagttgatacatctctaggaatgcatccatttcttccaggttatctaatttgctggtatagagttgctcataaaatgttcttataattgtttgtatttctttggtgttggttgtgatctctcctctttcattcatgattttgttgatttgggtcatttctcttttctttttgatcagtctggccaggggtttatcgatcttgttaattctttcaaagaaccagctcctagtttcgttgatctgttctactgttcttttggtttctatttcattgatttctgctattatttctcttctcctgctgggtttaggctttatttgctgttttttctctagctcctttaggtgtagggttaggttgtgtatttgagacctttcttgtttcttgagaaaggcttgtattgctatatactttcctcttaggactgcctttgctatatcacaaagattttgaacagttgtgttttcattttcattggtttccatgattttttttaattcttctttaatttcctggttgacccattcattctttagtaggatgctctttagccgccatgtatttgagttcttaccgactttcctctggtgattgagttctagtttcaaagcattgtggtctgaaaatatgcagggaataatcccaatcttttggtagtggttgagacctgatttgtgacctaggatgtgatctattctgcagaatgttccttgggcactagagaagaatgtgtattccgttgctttgggatggaatgttctgaatatgtctgtgaagtctgtttggtccagtgtgtcatttaaagtccttatttccttgttgatcttttgcctagatgatctatccatttcagtcagggcgatgttaagtcccccactattactgtatagttgtcaatgtgtttctttgcttttttattaattggcttatataattggctgctgccatttaggggcatagatatttacaattgtttgatcttcttgttggatagaccctttaagtaggatgtagtgtccttcttcatctcttattacagtctttgttttaaaatctaatttgtctgatataaggattgacaccccagctttcttttggtgtccattagcatggtaaatggttttccaccccttccctttcaatgtgtgggtgtctttgggtctaaaatgagtctcttgctgacagcatattgatgggtcttgttttttaatccaatctgatagcctgtgccttttgattggggcatttagctcatttacattcagggtaactattgaaagatatcaatttagtgccattgtattgcctgtaaggtgactgttactgtatattatctgtgttcctttctgtctatgctgcttttaggctctctctttgcttagaggacccctttcaatatttcttggagggctggtttcgtgtttgcaaattcctttagtttttgtttgtcctggaagctttttatctctccttcaattttcaatgagagcctagctggatatagtattcttg is a window of Zalophus californianus isolate mZalCal1 chromosome 1, mZalCal1.pri.v2, whole genome shotgun sequence DNA encoding:
- the LOC113918642 gene encoding ribosomal biogenesis factor-like isoform X1 → MAKNKLRGQKSWNVFHIASQKNFKNKAKPVTTNLKKINIVNDEKVNRVNKTFVDIQKELAHFSKGLSLEPLQKQLIPQQCHENEPVNVDEMTRLMAQL
- the LOC113918642 gene encoding ribosomal biogenesis factor-like isoform X2, which produces MAKNKLRGQKSWNVFHIASQKNFKNKAKPVTTNLKKINILIPQQCHENEPVNVDEMTRLMAQL